One Phaseolus vulgaris cultivar G19833 chromosome 4, P. vulgaris v2.0, whole genome shotgun sequence DNA window includes the following coding sequences:
- the LOC137837236 gene encoding cytochrome P450 81E8-like yields the protein MALLYFSFIFVLFLFSLKLFFPTRKFRNLPPGPFSYPIVGNLLQLQQPFHRTFTQLSQKYGKVFSLWFGPRLVVVASSQSVVQECFTKNDIVLANRPHFLLGKHISYNNSTILHSCYGEHWRHLRRILSLEVVSTNRLNASYDIRRDELMKLMQKLAHVSRNDFCKVDLKTMFMETSFNTMMMIVSGKRFYGDDCDVSDVEKAKEFRDILREMVALAGVNNRGDFLSFMRWFDFDNLEKRLKNIGKRIDAFLQSLIDESRIANKSDNTMINQLLLQQRSQPQQYTDQIIKGLCMSMLLAGTDTSALTLEWAMANLLNHPEVMKEAKKEIDSHVGSDRLVDESDMSKLSYLQNIFHETIRLHPAAPLWSPHLASEDCSIGGYNLPKGTILLVNAWAIHHDPELWSEPTQFKPERFEKESEASSLLSFGLGRRACPGSNLAQRTVGLSLALLIQCFEWKRIGKEQVDMSEAKGITISRKNPLEVMCKARQSPPIRMSSDF from the exons ATGGCTCTGTTGTATTTCAGTTTCATATTTGtgctttttctcttttctcttaaGCTCTTCTTCCCAACAAGAAAGTTCAGAAACCTTCCTCCAGGACCATTTTCTTACCCTATAGTAGGAAACCTCCTGCAACTCCAACAACCTTTCCACCGCACTTTCACTCAATTGTCTCAAAAATACGGCAAAGTCTTCTCTCTCTGGTTCGGTCCCCGTCTCGTTGTCGTTGCTTCTTCGCAATCCGTGGTGCAGGAATGCTTCACCAAAAACGACATCGTATTGGCCAACCGACCCCACTTTCTCCTTGGCAAGCACATCAGTTACAACAACAGCACCATCCTTCACTCCTGCTACGGCGAGCACTGGCGCCATCTCCGCCGTATCTTGTCCCTGGAGGTTGTCTCAACGAACCGTTTAAACGCTTCCTACGATATCCGAAGGGACGAGCTCATGAAGCTCATGCAGAAGCTCGCTCACGTCTCGCGCAATGACTTCTGTAAAGTCGATCTCAAAACCAT GTTTATGGAAACGTCGTTTAACACTATGATGATGATCGTGTCGGGAAAGAGATTTTACGGTGATGATTGTGATGTGAGTGATgtggagaaagcaaaagaaTTCAGAGATATTCTTAGAGAGATGGTGGCATTAGCAGGAGTAAATAATCGTGGAGACTTCTTGTCTTTCATGAGGTGGTTTGATTTCGATAATTTGGAGAAGAGGCTGAAAAACATTGGTAAGAGAATCGATGCATTCTTACAATCACTCATTGACGAAAGTCGTATTGCAAATAAGAGTGACAATACTATGATAAATCAACTCCTACTTCAACAACGATCACAACCTCAACAATACACCGATCAAATCATCAAAGGACTTTGCATG AGTATGCTTCTTGCAGGAACAGATACATCAGCCTTAACTTTAGAATGGGCAATGGCTAATTTATTAAATCATCCAGAAGTTATGAAGGAGGCAAAAAAGGAAATAGACAGTCATGTAGGTTCAGATCGTCTGGTAGATGAATCTGATATGTCAAAACTTAGTTATCTTCAAAACATTTTTCACGAGACAATTCGATTGCATCCTGCTGCTCCACTGTGGTCACCACATTTGGCTTCAGAAGATTGCAGCATAGGAGGATATAATCTCCCAAAAGGAACAATACTGTTAGTGAATGCTTGGGCTATTCATCATGATCCAGAATTGTGGAGTGAGCCAACACAATTTAAGCCTGAAAGGTTTGAGAAGGAAAGTGAGGCAAGTAGTTTACTTTCATTTGGATTAGGGAGGAGGGCTTGCCCTGGATCAAACTTGGCTCAACGTACAGTGGGTTTATCTTTGGCCTTATTGATTCAATGTTTTGAGTGGAAACGAATTGGTAAAGAACAAGTTGATATGTCTGAAGCAAAAGGCATCACTATATCAAGAAAAAATCCATTGGAAGTTATGTGTAAAGCCCGTCAATCACCACCAATAAGAATGAGTAGTGACTTCTAG
- the LOC137837233 gene encoding probable magnesium transporter NIPA8, which produces MGEWTVGALINLFGSIAINFGTNLLKLGHNERERHLHGSDGVNGKMTLKPIIYFQSWRIGIVFFFLGNCLNFISFGYAAQSLLAALGSVQFVSNIAFAYFVLNKMVTVKVLVATAFIVLGNVFLVAFGNHQSPVYTPEQLTEKYTNIAFLLYLLALISIVALHHSIYKRGELLLAVSGHDLRPYWSMLLPFSYAIVSGAVGSCSVLFAKSLSNLLRLAMSNGYQLHSWFTYSMLLLFLSTAGFWMTRLNEGLSLFDAILIVPMFQIAWTFFSICTGFIYFQEYQVFDALRTTMFILGMMCVFIGISLLAPDESKGPEPKDGSLDSMVSSATSTEVNRLVVSPEEAQNKDPRSFVKAVLIKIADLLVKAKTSCALSLGFGEDTINASSVLVMPMMSSRMTGFRGNGLERARILSMRNSGWSKIPMDEDAGKLLDTSSVVPPSP; this is translated from the exons ATGGGGGAGTGGACTGTTGGAGCTTTGATCAACCTCTTCGGAAGTATTGCAATAAACTTTGGGACCAATCTTCTCAAATTAGGGCACAATGAG AGAGAAAGACATTTACATGGAAGTGATGGGGTAAATGGAAAGATGACGTTGAAGCCTATTATATATTTCCAGAGTTGGAGAATTG GTATCGTATTTTTCTTTCTTGGAAATTGCCTTAATTTCATTTCCTTTGGATATGCTGCTCAG TCACTTCTTGCCGCACTTGGTTCTGTTCAGTTTGTATCTAACATTGCCTTCGCTTACTTTGTCTTGAATAAAATGGTGACAGTCAA GGTACTGGTTGCCACAGCTTTCATTGTTCTTGGAAATGTTTTTCTAGTTGCTTTTGGCAATCACCAATCGCCAG TTTATACGCCAGAGCAGTTGACGGAAAAATATACCAATATTGCATTCCTTCTATACCTTCTAGCTTTGATCTCAATTGTTGCGTTGCATCACTCCATCTACAA GAGAGGAGAACTTCTGCTCGCAGTATCAGGACATGACCTCAGACCCTATTGGAGCATGCTACTGCCCTTCTCATACGCCATAGTTTCAGGTGCCGTGGGTTCATGCTCAGTGTTGTTTGCTAAATCGCT TTCTAACCTATTACGACTGGCTATGTCCAATGGTTATCAGTTGCATAGCTGGTTCACATATTCCATGCTTCTTTTATTTCTTAGTACTGCTGGATTTTGG ATGACCAGGTTGAATGAAGGGCTGTCATTGTTTGATGCAATTCTTATTGTTCCTATGTTTCAGATAGCATGGACTTTCTTCTCAATCTGTACAGGATTTATATATTTTCAGGAATATCAG GTATTTGATGCATTAAGGACAACAATGTTTATACTCGGAATGATGTGTGTATTTATTGGCATTTCTTTACTGGCACCAGATGAATCAAAAg GTCCTGAGCCGAAAGATGGTTCTTTGGATTCCATGGTGTCTTCTGCCACTTCAACAGAAGTGAACAG GCTGGTAGTGTCTCCTGAAGAAGCACAAAACAAAGACCCAAGATCATTTGTCAAAGCAGTGCTAATAAAGATTGCAGATTTGTTGGTCAAGGCAAAG ACTTCTTGCGCACTATCTCTTGGTTTTGGGGAGGATACCATCAATGCTTCATCAGTTCTTGTGATGCCAATGATGTCATCAAGAATGACTGGATTCAGAGGTAACGGACTTGAACGAGCAAGAATTTTGTCCATGAGAAATTCTGGTTGGAGCAAGATCCCAATGGATGAAGATGCTGGGAAATTGCTTGATACTAGTTCAGTTGTTCCTCCTAGCCCTTAA